In Pyrodictium occultum, the genomic window AGCGTGTTAGCGGTAGCCAGTCCGAAGTCGTCGTGGCAGTGCACGTCTATCCACACGCCCGGGGGTAGGCTGCCGCGGACCAGGCTGACCAGCCACTCCATGTACCACGGGGTTGCGGTGCCCACGGTGTCGGGTATGTTGATGTACCTGGCGCCCGCCTCCACCACCGCCCTGTAGACCTGCACGAGGAAGCCGGGGTCGCTCCTGGTAGCGTCCTCGGCGGAGAAGAGGACCATGGCGCCATAGCTACGGGCCCTCTCGACGGCCTCAACGGCGCGCTTAATCACCTGCTCTCTTGTCATCCTCAGCTTGTACTTCATGTGCACATCGCTGGTGGCTATGAACACGTGGATTATATGGGCCTCCGCCGCCGCGGCCTCGTCAACGTCCCTTGGGCTGGCCCTGGCCAGGGCAGCTATCCTGGCGCGCGTGGCCTCGCGCACAGCAGCCTGTACAGCCCTCCGGTCTATCTCGGAGGAGGCGGGGAACCCTGCCTCTATGATGTCGACGCCCAGCTCGTCTAGCGCCCTCAGTATCTCGATCTTGTCCTTCAGGTCCAGCTCGACTCCGGGCATCTGGTCTCCGTCGCGGAGGGTTGTATCGAACACCCTTACGCGAGTTCCACTTTCGGCTGCACCTCCTCGCCGCGCGGCCCCAGGCCCTGAACGGGCCCCGGGCCGCGTGGGCCTAGCCGGCCACGCCTAGGCTGTTTTAAAGTCTTTTCTACATGATAAAGTGCCTGGGCAAAGTTTTAATAGGGGGAGCCTGGTGGGCGCAAGTCTACCTGCCTCAGCCCTTCTGGGCTCCGCTAGGCGCAGGAGGTGGTCTGGATGTCAAACGTCCCGGCGTAGCAGGAGGTGGTCCGGATGTCAAACATTTGGTAGGGGGTGCAGCCGGAAATGGAACTCGTATGAGCCGTGTAGTGGACCACGTGGCCCGGGTCCTTAGGGAGCTCGGGGTTAGGGAGGTATTCGGCGTAACCGGCGGCAGTATAATGGGGTTCTTCGACGCCCTGGCCCTCGAGGGTATCGAGATCTACATGTTCAGGCACGAGCAGGGCGCCGCCCACGCGGCCGACGCCTACGGCAGGGTGGCCCGCAGGCCGGGCGTCGTGTCGGTGACCAGCGGTCCCGGCGCGACCAACATAGTGACCGGGATAGCCAACGCCTACTTCGACTCCGCGCCGGTGCTCGCGATAACGGGGCAGGTGCCGACAAGCGTCTTCGGCCGCGACGCGTTCCAGGAGACTGATATAGTCGGCGTCACCGCGCCAATCACCAAGTTCGTCTACCAGGTTAGGAGCCCCGGGGAAGCGGGCCCCGCGGTGAGGACCGCCTACCGCCTCGCCATCGAGGGGCGGCCCGGCCCTACCCTGGTCGACTTCCCGAGGGACGTGCAGCTGAGCAGCCACGAGCCGGCCGACGAGCCTGACTACCTGCCGCTGAACTTCGCCAAGTACCGTCCCCCGCCGCCCGATCCCGAGGCGGTGGCTAGGGCGGCCCGGCTGCTCCTAATGGCGGCCCGCCCCGTGATACTCGTTGGCAACGGCGTCTACTGGTCCGGCGCCACCGCCGAGGTGCTGGAGCTCGCTGAGAGGCTCCAGGCCCCGATAGTGACGACGCTGCCGGGCAAGAACGCGGTGCCCGCCGACCACCCGCTGGTGATGGGGCCAGCGGGGATGCACGGCCGTGCCGAGGCTGACGCGGCCCTCGCCAACGCCGACGTGGTGCTCGCCGTGGGCACCAGGTTCTCGGACCGCACGGTGGGGAGGTTCGGCCCCGAGCTGCTGGAGAAGAAGATAATCCATATAGACGCGGACCCGAGCGAGCACGGGAAGAACGTGCCCCCCGCAGTCAGCGTGGTGGCGGACGCGAGGCAGGCCCTCCGAGCCCTGCTGAGGGAGATCAGGGCAGCGCCGCTCCGCGACACGAGGTTCCTAGAGTGGCTCAACTGGATCCGCCGCCGCTACGAGGAGGCCATGGAGAAGCTCGCGGCCAGGTTCAGGAAGTTCCCGCCCTGGAAGGTGCTGAAGACGCTGAGGCAGGCCGTGCCCCGGAACGCTATAACGGTGACCGGGGTCGGCAGCCACCAGATGTGGGCCGAGCAGCACTGGGACGTCTACGTGCCCGGTACATGGATTACGAGCGCCGGCCTGGGCACTATGGGGTTCTGCGTCCCAGCGGCGCTCGGGGCCAAGATAGCGGCCCGGGACCGCACGGTGCTCTGCATCGACGGCGACGGGAGCTTCCAGATGACCATGAACAACCTGGCCCTGGTGAGGGACTACGACCTCCCGATAATAGTGACTGTGTTCGACAACCGGGCCCTCATGCTGGTGAAGCAGTGGCAGATCTACATGTACGACCGGAGGATAGTAGCCACGGAGTACAGCAGGTGGCCCTGCTTCGAGAAGATAGCCGAGGCGTATGGCATAGATGCTGTCCGGCCGGCGAGCCTCGAGGAGCTCGAGGCCGCCGTCCGCCGTGCCGCCAGGAACAACGAGCCGCTGATAGCTATAGTTGATATCGACCGGGAGGAGGATATAGTGCTGCCCTGGGTGAAGCCCGGCGACTGGCTCACCGAGGCCATACTGCCGCCGGGCATGGAGGATGTAAGCCTCGTCTACGACGAGAAGGAGTGGGAGAAGGTGGCCTCGGCGATAGCAGCCAAGACCGCCAGGAGTGGGTGAGCCCTGATGGAGGCGGGGCGGTACGTGATAGAGGTCTCGGCGTTCAACGGCATGGATGCCGTGATGAGGCTGGCGAATATGGCTAGGAGGGCTAAGCTGGAGTACCATGGGCTCAGCGCCAGCTTCGACGGGAGGGTGGTGAGGCTCCGGATAGACGCCTCGGGGAGGGAGAGCGAGGTGCGCTGGCTGGCGGCGAAGATCGAGAAGATGCCGGAGGTCTACTCGGTGGTCTACAAGAGGGTGGCCTAGACCCCCTGGACCGGCTTCCCAGGTTAGCCGCTGTTTTGCCCCTCCCCCCGCGGGGCGGGAGGCCCCACAACACCCCAGGCTATATGGATGAGCCTTCCATGTGTAGTATCGGCGTGTCGGGAGGCACTCGACGAGCCCAGTAGGGGAAGGTGGATGGGCATGGCCCGGATATACACCGAGCGGGACGCGAGCCTAGACCCCCTGAAGGACAAGACGATAGCCGTGCTGGGCTACGGAAGCCAGGGCAGAGCCCAGGCCCTCAACCTCCGCGACAGCGGGCTCGACGTGATAATAGGGCTCCGGCCCGGGAAGAGCTGGGAGAGGGCCGAGAAGGAGGGCTTCAAGGTCTACAGGGTGGACGAGGCGGTTAAGCGGGCCGATGTTGTAATGATGCTGATACCCGACATGGTGCAGCCGGAGGTGTGGGAGAAGCAGGTGGCGCCCCACCTGCGCGAGGGCATGACAGTGGACTTCGCCCACGGGTTCACCGTGCACTTCGGCCTCATAAAGCCCCCAGAGTACGTCGACGTGGTAATGGTTGCGCCGAAGGGCCCCGGCGCGAAGGTCCGCGAGGAGTTCCTGGCGGGCCGCGGGGTCCCCGCGCTGCTCGCTGTCTACCAGGACTACACGGGCCACGCTAGGGACACGGCGCTCGCGATAGCGAAGGGGATAGGCGCCACCAGGGCCGGGGTTATAGAGACAACCTTCAGGGAGGAGACCGAGACGGACCTTATAGGCGAGCAGACCGTGCTGGTCGGCGGGCTGATGGAGCTGATCAAGAGGGGGTTCGAGACCCTTGTGGAGCTCGGCTACCAGCCGGAGGTGGCCTACTTCGAGGTCCTCAACGAGGCCAAGCTCATCATGGACTTGATATGGAGGTACGGGATAACCGGCATGCTCGAGCGTGTCTCCGTCACAGCGAGGTACGGCGGCCTCACCGTGGGCCCCAGGGTGATAGACGAGAGGGTCAAGGAGAACATGAAGAGGGCTGCCGAGAGGGTGAGGAGCGGCGAGTTCGCCAGGGAGTGGGTGGAGGAGTACCGGAGGGGCATGCCTAGGCTCCAGAGCCTGCTCGACGAGATACGCGGCCACGAGATAGAGAGGGTTGGCAGGGAGATGCGCCGCCTCCTCTTCGGCGAGGAGGGCGACTAGGCCGTGCCGGCGCTGCGCAGCAGGGAGATCCGGGAGGGGCCGCGCCGGGCGCCCCACCGCAGCCTGATGCTGGCGGCGGGGCTGGACGAGAGCGACGTCTACGACACCGGCAAGCCCCTGATAGGGGTTGTGAACACTTTCTCCACGATAGTGCCGGGGCACGTGATGCTGGACAAGCTGGTAGCAGCGGTGACTGAGGGGATACGGGAGGCCGGCGGCGTGCCGGTGCACGCCGGCGCGGTCTCGGTGGACGACGGGATAGCGATGGGCCACGAGGGGATGAGGTACAGCCTCGTGGCCAGGGAGAACGTTGCGGACGCGGTGGAGATCTTCGCGGAGGCCCACCGGCTCGATGGCGTGGTGGTGGTCACGGCCTGCGACAAGATGCTCCCCGGCGCCCTGATAGCGGCGGCCAGGCTGAGGGACAAGATACCGGTGTACATCGTTAACGGCGGCCCCATGCTCTCGGGCCGGGGGGCCGGCGGGGGCTGCTGCATAGCCCTGGGCCACGTGTTCGAGGCCGTCGGCGCCTACCTCGCCGGCAAGATAACGGGGGAGCAGCTCCGCGAGATAGAGATGAGGGCGCTGCCCACACCCGGCAGCTGCGCCGCCATGTACACCGCCAACACCATGGCGGTGGCGGCGGAGGCCATGGGCTTCATACTCCCCGGCGCGGCCGCGATCCCGGCAGTCTACTCCAGGAGGATCCACGTTGCCAGGGAGACGGGGAGGCTGGCGGTCAGGGCAGCCCTCAAGGGCTGGAAGGCCTCCATGTTCCTCGGCAAGCGCTCCATCCTAAACGCGCTCGCGGTTGACGCTGCGGCGGGGGGTTCGACCAACACGCTCCTCCACCTCGCGGCCGTGGCGGCGGAGGCGGGCGTGGATCTAGACATGGGGGAGGTGGAGGAGCTGCTCTCCAAGACGCCCTGGCTCGCCGACCTCGAGCCCGGCGGCCGCTACTACATGGAGCACCTCTACCAGGCCGGCGGCGTCCCCGCGATAGTCAGGGAGCTGGCTAAGGCAGGGGCCTTCGATGCGTCCATGCCAGCCGCCACCGGGGAGCCCTGGAGCAGGGTGCTCGAGCGC contains:
- a CDS encoding LeuA family protein; the encoded protein is MFDTTLRDGDQMPGVELDLKDKIEILRALDELGVDIIEAGFPASSEIDRRAVQAAVREATRARIAALARASPRDVDEAAAAEAHIIHVFIATSDVHMKYKLRMTREQVIKRAVEAVERARSYGAMVLFSAEDATRSDPGFLVQVYRAVVEAGARYINIPDTVGTATPWYMEWLVSLVRGSLPPGVWIDVHCHDDFGLATANTLAGLRAGADGVQVTVNGFGERGGNAALEEVVAALHFLMGRRTGVRLELLTPVSRLVARKFGVEVPPNKAIVGRNAFAHEAGIHVHGVLRNPATYEPIEPEAVGNKRRIVLGRHSGRAAVEWALSRMGFTPEPGLVKHILNKLKEAAPRMKKVDEDTLAGWVAEYMAERGRVAVPGQV
- the ilvB gene encoding biosynthetic-type acetolactate synthase large subunit, which translates into the protein MSRVVDHVARVLRELGVREVFGVTGGSIMGFFDALALEGIEIYMFRHEQGAAHAADAYGRVARRPGVVSVTSGPGATNIVTGIANAYFDSAPVLAITGQVPTSVFGRDAFQETDIVGVTAPITKFVYQVRSPGEAGPAVRTAYRLAIEGRPGPTLVDFPRDVQLSSHEPADEPDYLPLNFAKYRPPPPDPEAVARAARLLLMAARPVILVGNGVYWSGATAEVLELAERLQAPIVTTLPGKNAVPADHPLVMGPAGMHGRAEADAALANADVVLAVGTRFSDRTVGRFGPELLEKKIIHIDADPSEHGKNVPPAVSVVADARQALRALLREIRAAPLRDTRFLEWLNWIRRRYEEAMEKLAARFRKFPPWKVLKTLRQAVPRNAITVTGVGSHQMWAEQHWDVYVPGTWITSAGLGTMGFCVPAALGAKIAARDRTVLCIDGDGSFQMTMNNLALVRDYDLPIIVTVFDNRALMLVKQWQIYMYDRRIVATEYSRWPCFEKIAEAYGIDAVRPASLEELEAAVRRAARNNEPLIAIVDIDREEDIVLPWVKPGDWLTEAILPPGMEDVSLVYDEKEWEKVASAIAAKTARSG
- the ilvD gene encoding dihydroxy-acid dehydratase, with translation MPALRSREIREGPRRAPHRSLMLAAGLDESDVYDTGKPLIGVVNTFSTIVPGHVMLDKLVAAVTEGIREAGGVPVHAGAVSVDDGIAMGHEGMRYSLVARENVADAVEIFAEAHRLDGVVVVTACDKMLPGALIAAARLRDKIPVYIVNGGPMLSGRGAGGGCCIALGHVFEAVGAYLAGKITGEQLREIEMRALPTPGSCAAMYTANTMAVAAEAMGFILPGAAAIPAVYSRRIHVARETGRLAVRAALKGWKASMFLGKRSILNALAVDAAAGGSTNTLLHLAAVAAEAGVDLDMGEVEELLSKTPWLADLEPGGRYYMEHLYQAGGVPAIVRELAKAGAFDASMPAATGEPWSRVLERLPPAPGAPVVRRAEQPLQPRSPLRILRGSLAPGGAVIKAVRISRTRFEGPARVYEAEEEAVEALERGEIREGDVVVVRYEGPAGGPGMREMLQLTSMIYGMGLGDRVALVTDGRFSGATRGLAVGHVSPEAMAGGPIALVSDGDRIVIDLERGRIDLLVDQEELEERRKRWRVPESVAERHRRLAERGSVLHAYSLMACSADRGGARRCPRRQAW
- the ilvC gene encoding ketol-acid reductoisomerase; its protein translation is MGMARIYTERDASLDPLKDKTIAVLGYGSQGRAQALNLRDSGLDVIIGLRPGKSWERAEKEGFKVYRVDEAVKRADVVMMLIPDMVQPEVWEKQVAPHLREGMTVDFAHGFTVHFGLIKPPEYVDVVMVAPKGPGAKVREEFLAGRGVPALLAVYQDYTGHARDTALAIAKGIGATRAGVIETTFREETETDLIGEQTVLVGGLMELIKRGFETLVELGYQPEVAYFEVLNEAKLIMDLIWRYGITGMLERVSVTARYGGLTVGPRVIDERVKENMKRAAERVRSGEFAREWVEEYRRGMPRLQSLLDEIRGHEIERVGREMRRLLFGEEGD
- a CDS encoding ACT domain-containing protein; this encodes MEAGRYVIEVSAFNGMDAVMRLANMARRAKLEYHGLSASFDGRVVRLRIDASGRESEVRWLAAKIEKMPEVYSVVYKRVA